Proteins encoded in a region of the Gloeomargarita sp. SKYB120 genome:
- a CDS encoding NAD(P)/FAD-dependent oxidoreductase, whose product MTSRHHQVVIVGGGAAGVSVAAQLLKRRRGLDIAIIEPSDKHYYQPGWTLVGGGIRPLHHFIRHEKDVLPPGTAWIQDRVTQLDPDHNTVITESGLAVQYDYLVVCPGIQINWHLIKGLKEALGKGGVTSNYSKDYAPYTWETIRNFRGGTAIFTQPATPIKCGGAPQKIMYMADDYFKSKSGVGVNTTVMFCTAAGAMFSVPEYSASLEKVVARRGIVVKFKHNLKEIRPETQEAIFDVTTDAGVHEVSIHYDMIHVTPPMSAPDFIKNSPLAGAGGWVDVDKHTLQHVRYPNVFALGDASSLPTSKTAAAARKQAPVAAQNLLAAMDGQPLAARYDGYTCCPLITGYNSAIMAEFGYDGKLLPSFPLDPTQERYSMYLVKVHVLPWLYWNRMLKGKAFEADIFKPINRLVHRY is encoded by the coding sequence ATGACCAGTCGCCATCACCAGGTGGTCATTGTGGGTGGTGGGGCAGCCGGGGTAAGTGTAGCTGCTCAACTCCTCAAGCGGCGACGGGGGTTAGATATTGCCATTATTGAGCCTTCGGATAAGCACTATTACCAGCCGGGTTGGACGCTCGTTGGCGGGGGGATTCGTCCGTTACACCATTTCATTCGCCATGAAAAGGACGTACTACCCCCAGGAACAGCTTGGATTCAAGACCGGGTGACCCAACTGGACCCAGATCACAACACCGTGATCACTGAGTCGGGGCTGGCGGTTCAATACGATTACCTGGTGGTCTGCCCAGGAATTCAAATCAACTGGCATTTGATCAAAGGCTTAAAAGAAGCATTGGGCAAAGGGGGCGTCACTAGCAATTATTCCAAAGATTATGCGCCTTACACCTGGGAAACGATTCGCAACTTCCGAGGTGGGACGGCCATCTTTACACAACCGGCGACGCCAATTAAATGCGGGGGAGCGCCCCAAAAGATTATGTACATGGCCGACGACTACTTCAAGAGTAAAAGTGGTGTGGGCGTCAACACGACGGTGATGTTCTGCACGGCGGCGGGAGCGATGTTTAGCGTCCCCGAATACTCCGCCAGCTTGGAAAAAGTTGTGGCCCGGCGCGGGATTGTGGTCAAGTTCAAGCACAATCTCAAGGAAATCCGACCGGAGACCCAGGAAGCCATTTTTGATGTCACGACGGATGCAGGGGTTCACGAGGTCAGCATTCACTATGACATGATTCACGTGACGCCTCCCATGAGCGCGCCGGACTTTATCAAAAACAGTCCTCTAGCGGGCGCTGGGGGTTGGGTTGACGTGGATAAACATACCCTGCAACACGTGCGTTATCCCAATGTTTTTGCCCTAGGGGATGCCTCGTCGTTGCCAACGTCCAAAACCGCAGCGGCGGCTCGCAAGCAAGCGCCAGTAGCAGCCCAAAATCTCCTGGCGGCGATGGATGGTCAACCGCTGGCGGCCCGTTACGACGGTTACACTTGTTGTCCCTTGATTACGGGCTATAACTCTGCCATCATGGCCGAGTTTGGTTATGATGGCAAGCTGCTGCCTTCGTTCCCGCTAGACCCCACCCAGGAGCGCTACTCCATGTACTTGGTCAAGGTGCATGTCCTGCCATGGCTGTACTGGAACCGGATGCTCAAGGGGAAAGCGTTTGAGGCGGACATCTTCAAGCCAATTAACCGCTTGGTGCATCGTTACTAG